A window of Scophthalmus maximus strain ysfricsl-2021 chromosome 4, ASM2237912v1, whole genome shotgun sequence genomic DNA:
CAGGCCGACAGCGAGAGCACCAAGGTGGCCAGAGCCCTGCAGCAGCGCGCCCGCCTGAAGGAGGGGGACACGGTGGCCCTGCTCGTGGCCAACGAGCCGCAGTTCGTCTGGACCTGGCTGGCGCTGGCCAAGCTGGGATGCACCGCCTCGCTGCTGAACACCAACATCCGAGCCAAGTCTCTGCTGCACTGCTTCTCCTGCTGTGGAGCCGAGGTCCTGGTCGCCGGGGCTGGTGAGATGGGGACgtatatttacatgtgtgtgtgtatatatatatatatacacacacacatgtaaatatgtatatagGCAGATAGAGACTTCCATGTGGTTAGAAAAGGACTTTCACGTTTGCTAtaccctttttttgtgtgtgtgtgcctatagTGGCCATTCTGATACCAGGTGACGGTGGTTTTCGTCCAGGATGGATGGCTCCAATTAACATGTTTCCACTTTGAGCTCCAATTAACATGTTTCCACTTTGAGCTCCATACAACCATTGAAGAAAAGTGTTTTGCCTGTTGGCTTTTGTCTAAATTTGCAGCAATATTTGTGAACTgtcatatttactttttttataataatgtatatatatatatatatatatatatatatatatatatatatatatatactgtacatatcatATGGAAACATTCTATTTAAATGAAGGGGATGGGAAAAAATGAGTGGACCAAAAGTTATGGATAAAAACGCACAAGTcagaaagtgttgttttttaaaaaacaaaacatttttaagaaatgttAAATCATGCTCATCATAAATGATATGCGAAATCGATAAATACAATTGATCTGCAATGAGCTGATATCAGGCAGATGTCTATGGAGACTCTCATCTGGCTCATAGTTTTCCTTTAGGGCGTTGAACCAACTGGAGCGACTggagaagcctcttggatgagaggtgaaaccaGTTGGCtcatgtggatgtggatgtggatgaagCTCTAGTCGAGTTCCttgttctcctctgtttctgtcGCTGCATGGTCTTCCACGGAGCCTCCACTagctctctgtttttctccaccGTCTCAGACCTACGAGGGGCTGTAGAGGAGGTGCTGCCCACCTTAAGCCAGCAGGGCGTGCGCGTGTTCATCCTCGGCGAGGGGAGTGACCTGGAAGGCGCCGAGAACCTCTCTGATAAAATCCGGCAGGCCTCCGACCAGCCTCTGTCCCGTCAGCTAAGGGCCGGCATTAACGCCACCAGTCCTGCGCTGTACATCTATACCTCAGGAACCACAGGTGACCTCTTATGGCCGCGTTCGACCTATTGCATTTTGACTGAAGGGCTTTTGAGTGACAGAGTTAAGTAAATCAAACTCGctcaatgtcaatgtttttctttcagggcTTCCCAAGGCTGCGGTTATCAACCACGAGAGACTATGGATGACTGCCTTTCTTCAGACGATTGCCGGCGTACGCTCAGACGATGTTATCTACATATACCTGCCGCTCTACCACAGTGCAGGCTTTCTGATGGGACTTTGTGGAGCCATAGATAAAGGTAATGCGGCAAGTTATTTGGGGTTACACTAAAAGGTACTTGACCTCAAATTTCATGCACTCTTGGTTCCTATTTTCACTGTTTGCATTTCAAAGTCCCGTACGGACTTGCTGAGCACtcagaaaaaatgtgttgctgaaATCTGTCCCTCTTGTTTTTTCCAGGCATCACGGTCGTTCTGAGACGTAAATTCTCTGCCTCTCAGTTCTGGAATGACTGTAGAAAGTACAACGTGACTGTCATTCAGTACATTGGAGAAATTATGCGCTACCTCTGCAACACACCAAAGGTGACCTTCAGTATATCATCACACGTGGTCATAGTTAGTATTGTGTAACTGACAGTAGGATTGCAGCTCAAATACTCgccctcactctcctctccgCCAGAGAGACAATGACCGAGAACATAAAGTCCGATTGGCGATCGGGAACGGGCTGAGGGCCGACACCTGGGCGGACTTCCTGCAGCGATTTGGGGACATAAGTGTGATTGAATGCTACGGAGCGACAGAGGGAAATGCGGGCGTCATCAACTACTGTGGGAAAATTGGAGCTGTAGGCAAAGATAACTTTCTCCATAGGGTAAGAAaggggaactttttttttgtattattcttgCGGAATTACAGTATTTACGATGAACGAGCAAATTGTGAGATTTGttcaaatattcattttgaCCGTCAGCATGATTGGTCAATAAGCCTTAAACTATTTTCCAGATGTCATGTCGGTATAAACTCATAAGGTACGatacagagaaagaggagcCAGTCAGAGACTCCAGAGGATTTTGTATCGAAGTCCCCCAAGGTAGGCAAACCTCTCCACAAATGTGACCCTCTCGTTACCCTTTAGCTCTCCCCGTATGCATATCCCGAACTTGACGTTCTTCACCCGCAGGGGAGACCGGTTTATTCGTGGCAAAGATTGGAGAAAGAACACCTTTCTACGGCTATGCTAAAAACCGGCagcagacggagaagaagaagctgagggACGTGTTTGAGAAGGGAGATGTCTACTTTAACAGTGGCGACCTTCTGAAGAGCGACAATGAAGGATTTCTGTTCTTTCAGGACCGCATCGGAGACACTTTCAGGTGTGTTGACGAAACAAACtgagcaaatcattttgcaccgtacctgcatgtttttttttaatctcggggtacatttggtttttaaagttaattcgttttttaaaataagacaaattCAATGACTGGAAACTGAATTGAAGATGTAGAACAAAACATTATGTTAAGAAAAGGCAATTCAGTGTAATTTCAGGAACTGCTTATACCCTGGTTTTTCTGCTATGCatgcttttaatatttgattctCTTGTCAGCTCTATAGTTGTTAAAATCAAAAATAGAAGAATCttcatttaataattatttaatggTCTATGTAATGGTCTTCCCTGACTATGCTTGCATCTAAATTAGGTTGCAGTcctaaattaaaacattaacatcAAACAAGTTACATATCTACTGTTGTACTGTCATCTCATACAGGtggaaaggagaaaatgtggCAACCTCAGAGGTGGCAGATAATTTGCTCGTGGTGGACTGTATTGAGGAGGCTAATGTCTACGGTGTGAAGGTGCCAGGTAATAAATCCATCACTTGGAATGATTATAAGATTTATAAATCATTAGATAATGGATCTTACTGTGATTAATGTCTGTAAAAGTGTGACTGCCATGTCTGTTTGGGTCAGGGATTTTTCTAAAAGCGTGATTTGACCTCTGTATGACCTTTGAtatgttttattgaaatcatGAACCATGTATCCtgcaaataacaaacaaacaaacagaagaattTGAAACAGGAAAGCTCTTATTTGAAGTTGTTGCTCATTTACTCTGTCACAGTGTTAAATGTAGAGCTGTTTATACATCGTTCTGCAATGTCCCCTTTTTACCTTGACCTTGACTGATTAGGACACGAGGGAAGAACTGGAATGGCTGCACTAAAGCTGAAGGAAAACATGGACTTTGACGCCAAAGCCACATATCAGCACGTCAAAAACTACCTCCCCAGCTACGCAAGACCCCGCTTCATTCGTATACAGGTAAAACAAAGTCCCGCTGGATTTACTTAAGATTATAACAAGAGAATTCAGGAAttagtcatcttttttttaaaattaatttttcctCTGTTCAGGATGCACTGGCAGTGACTGGGACATTTAAGCAATTGAAGGGGAAGCTGGCTGAGGAGGGCTTCAACCCAGCTGTCATCACAGATGCTTTGTTCTTCCTGGAGGACAATGAAGGCTACGTGCCCATGACGCCGGAGATCTATACCTCCATCACAGAGGGAAGAAACAGGCTCTGAATGAAcgataaatggactgtattcataaaGCGCTTTTGTAGTCTAATTGACCGCGCAAAGAGCTTTACGCTACACGTCACATACACCCAtccatacagcgcttctatGCGCAGCGCTTTTCCGATCATACTCTATTCATACACTGTCTGTACAGCCGTCAGTCGCCAAATGAGTGCAGTGTTTGTAATTGGATGATAATTGCCTACCTCAAAGGTTGTAGTTGATTTTTAGGGTTTTACCTCATACAAGATGccaaataatgatgataaatgaCCCGCACGTTGCCtgtttatgagtgtgtgaatgactgCGTCTTCTGCAACGaatattgtgaaatgtgaagattgaaatcttgaaatatttcaagaGACGTAatgtttgaaatacattttaataaagatttcaaaaaaaaacaacatgattgtAAATGAGCGATCCCATATAACTGACATAGTTAGGTGGTGATCTACCGTTTGCTCAGAGGCGACTGTGCAATACAACAGTAAATTGCTTAATTATCAATAGCTGAATTACTGCGTAAATGAGCTAGTGTGCTCTGTTTTGGGGATCATTGCAGGAGCTTGGGTGCAGAGGCACTTTCCAGTGGATTAGGAGAGGGGGGTGTGTTGGCTATGGGAGAAGACGACATACAGTTCATCCTCCTGTAGCTCGATGACAAGTGTTTTTGAGCTGCCTGTGAAACCTTCACGGGGCAGCACAGCTGGTGCCGACCACACTGCACCCACTGGTTGCAGAAACTGGGCACGCTGTAGAACTTTGTCAGCTTTTTCAGGACCTGCGTGCCCAGGAGATTCGAAGGCATCTCTGTGATCTTGTACATAGCACTGGATCCTGTTGTGGCTGTCGATGCCGTGGGCAGGACCTCCGCAGCATCTTTAAGACTGGGCCTCGTGTCAAAGTCATAGCCGGACACCGGCCCGGTGCAAGTGTACGGCAGCGGCTCGCTGTTGCAGCTAAGAGAGCGCATTGTTCGCCTGGGTCGAATCCAAGCCTTGTCAATCCACAGCTCCACTTGAGCTTTGTCCTGCCCGGACGCGGCATCCTCCTTCTCATCAGACCTGGTGTCTGAGTCGGGGTCTTGATCTGCTCCCGCTCCTATCACCTCGTCTTCCCCTGAGATTGGTTGGTCTGCATTATTCCGATCCCGTGTCTCGGCCAGAAGAGTGGAAGCCATTTTAGAGATGGTGCCCCAGTCCTTGAGGATGTCATCTGCAGTAGTGAACTGTGAAGTCACTGTGAATCGGATGATGCGTTTGGTGTGGATGTCCGCAGGGATGAGGTACATGGTGCCTGACCTGGTCAGTCTCCTCAAAAGCTCCTGGGTCAAAGCATTTCCTCCCTAGAATAAGAAAATGgcataaaatattcatacatatttCAGGGCCACACAAATTCAACGCTTCCAATCAAAACTATTAAGCATTTTTAGTGGCATAGAGGTTACGTTTATTGGAAGTTATTCACCTTTGAACAAGGTGTGACTGGGTAGTTTGTAATGATTAGCAAGTGAAAGACATAGATAAAACACTGATATAGTTTACTGCTGAGGTATTTCAGAATTGTGTTAAGTACTTTCAGACAGAAGACCACAAGACCAAGGTGCCTCTCAGCTGGAACCTCGAAATGTGGGTCACTCCTTATGTGAGACTCTAAGAGCTTTGCCATCTCAATCccctaaaaacaacagaaggaaaaaaacacatttaaattctGAAAGGAGACCTGTAAGTTTTCACATTAACACAGTTCTCTACAGTAAACACATTATTTGCTTATTCCCTATATTGATAATAGTGG
This region includes:
- the LOC118302352 gene encoding very long-chain acyl-CoA synthetase; protein product: MAEIKLWKTLQGFAPVLSQDCSLRFNSSHRCWLRVTLPRQKVAQSPTGAHSAVRRLRWPRSPFPSGAASTFRPGTLNMFAYFLFTLLTCVAIWPLLLYARNPYFLADLSHAITLLRVGVRTARLRRRRPFRSIVDAFLDRVATQPQKTFLVFEESSFTYSQADSESTKVARALQQRARLKEGDTVALLVANEPQFVWTWLALAKLGCTASLLNTNIRAKSLLHCFSCCGAEVLVAGADLRGAVEEVLPTLSQQGVRVFILGEGSDLEGAENLSDKIRQASDQPLSRQLRAGINATSPALYIYTSGTTGLPKAAVINHERLWMTAFLQTIAGVRSDDVIYIYLPLYHSAGFLMGLCGAIDKGITVVLRRKFSASQFWNDCRKYNVTVIQYIGEIMRYLCNTPKRDNDREHKVRLAIGNGLRADTWADFLQRFGDISVIECYGATEGNAGVINYCGKIGAVGKDNFLHRMSCRYKLIRYDTEKEEPVRDSRGFCIEVPQGETGLFVAKIGERTPFYGYAKNRQQTEKKKLRDVFEKGDVYFNSGDLLKSDNEGFLFFQDRIGDTFRWKGENVATSEVADNLLVVDCIEEANVYGVKVPGHEGRTGMAALKLKENMDFDAKATYQHVKNYLPSYARPRFIRIQDALAVTGTFKQLKGKLAEEGFNPAVITDALFFLEDNEGYVPMTPEIYTSITEGRNRL